A genome region from Chloroflexota bacterium includes the following:
- the rplK gene encoding 50S ribosomal protein L11 codes for MAKKVKAIIKLQIEAGKATPAPPVGPALGQHGVNIMAFCKDYNEQTSSQAGSIVPVEITVYEDRSFIFITKTPPASDLLKKALSIEKGSSTTGQQNVGTLSREKVYEIARIKMKDLNAVDVEGAARIIEGTARSMGIDVE; via the coding sequence ATGGCAAAAAAGGTTAAGGCTATTATTAAACTTCAGATTGAAGCAGGTAAAGCTACCCCAGCGCCTCCAGTTGGTCCGGCGTTAGGGCAGCATGGAGTCAATATTATGGCTTTCTGCAAGGATTATAACGAGCAGACTAGCTCCCAGGCAGGGTCTATTGTTCCGGTGGAGATAACTGTATATGAAGACAGGTCATTCATTTTCATCACTAAAACACCGCCGGCATCTGACCTGCTAAAAAAAGCCTTAAGTATTGAGAAAGGTAGCAGCACTACGGGCCAGCAAAATGTGGGCACATTGTCTCGCGAAAAGGTCTATGAGATTGCCCGAATTAAGATGAAGGACTTAAATGCGGTAGACGTTGAAGGAGCAGCGCGGATTATTGAAGGCACCGCTCGCAGCATGGGAATTGACGTGGAG